The Girardinichthys multiradiatus isolate DD_20200921_A chromosome 21, DD_fGirMul_XY1, whole genome shotgun sequence genomic sequence CCACGatgatattttaaaggtatatgtttgattctggtgttcagctatcagcttcctttgttagctttcactcctaacagctaagaacacgtgcttgcctgctagggaacatttaacagaaaggttgttagatttcaatccagtaaaataatagttccctaaaaattattttactaaactggataaacaccattaagccccatttctccagaaagattttgctcttttccaaaatatttccttaaatattttaccattcctttaatatttctttgaatattatttgaataaataaaggcagctaatgagacctgttgagaattagtcagagaagtccagaaggttggttttattcagcagatcattatttaaaacattattttattgaaataatattttatctgatcttgcattgtgagtggttgtctaaatgtttgctgattattgcctaagttagttccaagactaacttaactttatttccagattcttcaagataatccttggttctcaaacataaacattgtatggtaatgttgcatcacactTTCgatcatgatttccaatcatctttgatcaacttgtttatattgtacataactcattattcttccttattctttcattctgcttggtagtttattgaaatatgtttgactttgagttgacttatttttgttaataaattcttgtattttaagaaattgtgtgaattcattccatatgtgtgcagagtttctgctgttcaataatgtcagagctcgtctcacacctttctattttgtcctaatgccaccaccttactgggctggtattcacaggacaatccttaacagaccgaaacattatttgataaaatattaatattaaataatattctcagattcataatcacaacaaaagaCGTGGAAATCTTCGCAAAGGTTGTTCAAATAAGAAAATGCAACTATTAATTTTCTCCAAACAAACCACACCTTGGCAGCACGAATTGCTTTAACCTTGATGAGCAGGTCGAGGAAAGCTGTGCGGACTTTCTCCGAGGTGTCGTGGAGGCTGTACTTGAGAGCTGGCAGCAGTTTTTCCAGCAGGGGATGGCTCAGTGGGTTGTCCAGGACAATATTCAGGCACTGCAGGACATTAAggaaatttaaataatcttCAAGCATCATAAAAAcgacaaaaagaaaacacaaaacagtagCATAGATGCATAGAGAAgaacaaatgtgattttttgcTACAGttattaaagattttaattatttagatTATACCAGCTGATCCTGGGTAAGATCTCACTGTGACTAAATgtaaagagagaaaataaatgaataaataatgattttacacatacatttcaaataaatcttaaatattttatctcaATAAAACATAATGTCTTTTCTCAACACTAATGcgttttgtaaaaaatatacagttaactttgacaaaaaaaaaaaaaactcaaaattggTCAGGACACTAAACTCATCTGTGCAAAAACCAAATTACAAAAATAGCTacatcagcaaaaacagagatGTTCTAAGTTAAGCTTTGAACTCTGACCTCTAAGAATATCTGTATATGTGCATAAAAGATTAACAAAAAAGTCCTCAATGGTTGTAATTTCTGGGATTTTTCTGTCATATCAAATTATAATGACTTAAGATGAACTAAGGCCATGGACTCTACCTTAAAGACTGAGCAGCGAACATCAGGAGAGCTGCTGTCAGCGGCCAGCTCCATCACCagcttcttcaggaaatctgtgATGATGGTTGGAGGGAGGAGCTCCCAGCACTTTGCCAAGATCTTACAGACCCCCAGGGTGGCGTTGGAGCGCACGGTGGGGTGAGGGTCATCAAGGAGCCCCTGAGGAGAGCAGATGTTTAGATACGAGTGTGAAAAACTGATCACCCTCGAATTATGACACATTTCCCATTTGAAGAAGTCATTTTCTTTGTCCATTTCAGTCAAATGATAAACTTTTCTGTTGTTTGCCAAATGAAATGTTTCTACTTTTGTCAAACTTTAAGTTAGAAATTCACAAAGATCAtaagcaggaacaaaacaaaggatggatggaggaaaaAAATGGATTGATGTACGTTAGAGAGAATAGGATCGGGAATAAATAcatatccagacctggaaaaatacctaaatccaattacataCTTTTCTAGACTTATCCTGACAGTCAAGGAACCCTGACATTGAAAATAACTCCCACCATTGCTGTGTCCAGCTGCTTTTGAATGTTCATGTCCACATTTTTGGTGTTTAGATCTGGGTCATGGACTGGGAAGGCATCGGTGAAAAGCAAAGTGGCATTTGCGCGCACCTCAAAGTTAGGAACCTAAAGGTATCAAACAGGAAGTCATTAACACTGGAATAACGTGTAAACACAATGTGAAGGATTAGACCAACTAACTGTGTGTGCATACACTGAGAGATTTCCAGAGAATCGGCCGGTAGAGGTTATACAGCATCTTGTCCACGCTGTGGCATCCTTTCCTCGAGTGAAAATAGCTCACGATCTACATGAAACAAAGGAAAAAGGAAAGTCAACACATGCTGAGAGCAAAATAGGACAAATCTCTGGAATACAgcgccttgaaaaagtattcacacatgtaacaaccacaaactttggcATGCTTTACTTGGATTTTATGCgataaacctttaaaaagaaGTGCATGATAGTGAAGTAGGAGATAAAGGAtatgtgtttttacaaataaaaatctgaaaatcgtTGCGTACATCTGGATTTAATACTTGCTAGAAGAGTCTGCGCtgctctatcagctttgcacatccataGCCTGAACCTTTTGCCTGCTCTTTGCAAAACATCTCAAGCTCagggaggttggatggagagcatcagtgaacatcaactttcaagtcttgccacagattctcaactggatcAAGGTCTcgtatgaatatgctttgatccaaaccactCTCTGAGGGTCATCGTCTGGCAAGAAGGTTGGACCTCTGCCTCAGGCTCATGGCTTTTGCAGCTTATAACAAGATTTCTTACAGGATTGCCgggagaaaagcatccccacagcaggaTGCTCTCTCTATTGTGTTTCaaagtggagatggtgtgttcagggtgtagTTTTCCACCACTTGTGGCATTGTGCATGAAGGCCTGACTTCAGCAGGCCAATCGTTGCAGTGGATTTTAACTGgaggtatcaaagtaaaggggcctAAGCGCAAATCTCACTTCTCgtattttttgcatttctttgtAAATCATATGTCGGCagttgtaacattacaaaaagTGAAAGAGATATGAGACAGAGTACCTGTCTAACTTTGCTGTGAACAGGTGATGTTCTTTGAAGAAAAATCGCATTCTGCATGAAATCCTGAATGCATGAGCTCTCAATCATCTCCAGAAACTCCCCACTAGCCTTCTTCCAGGCTCTGAAGTAGATCTCTGCAATATGAGTAGCCATGCtcctggaaaacaaaacaaccaaatATTTAAACTCTCTGATATAATGGCTGGAGTCACTGTGTATAAGGCGCACATCTTACTTGTGATAAAACTCCAGCTGGTTTTTAATGGTGCCATGGATAACCCAGATAAAATCGACATTCCAGCTGAAAAGGAACACCAGGAATCGCTTCCCCTGTGACAATAAACACACCGTCAGGCTGACAACTCAAGGACAAAGTCGCAACTGCGATGACAACCGACTCCACTTACATCATCGTTTTTAATGTGAGCAGGACGGTGAAAGCACTGAAGCAGTAAGTCGGTTATCTGCTTGTCTTCTGATGTGTAGTCCAGACTCGTAAGAACATCGTGGAGACTCCACACTCTCTGGATCTCAGGGCCCTGACAAAAACGTCAGAGATGAGAAAACGTTATTGATATATCCTATCAGGTATTCTTTAACTTCTTTAGAGGTTATGCTAGTGGCTCCTTCTCCTCCTGCCTGACGGCATCACTTCACTCTGACTCAGAAAACATCTCCCTCTCCTGCTGCTAAAAATACTGAGCAGTCTGGGAGAATACACCAACCGGTTTCTTTAGGATGAAGCACTTCTGGAGAGAGATTAGGAAAACGGTGCGACCAAACTTTTCCCTGTCCAGCAGTCCCATCTTCCACCAGGCTTCAAAGAGCGTCTGTAGGTGGAGCTGCAATGGCGCCTCTGACACTGGGAGTGACACCAAAAcacctgatggaaaaaaaaaaaaaaaaaaacacaaacagctacAATCACAGAGATGCACATGAAGTTTAATCAGGGAACATTTCTGGTTCTGCTTCAAAGTTCTTATGCCATGTAAAAAGTCCATCCTTTCGAGGCTCAAAATTTAAGTTTTCATCACACATTTTAAAACGTCAAATATGAAAGATGACCGTGGTTTTCTACAGTAAgcaggctttaaatatggaacctttcaaactaagaaaataaatatacaacagACACGTTGAGTGAGTGATGGAGgggaggacacaaggaaggaaggaaggaagcaaggAAATACAAGGACacgcaaaaggaaaaaaaacaatggaagaaatacaagaaagaaagagaaacggGACACCAAAGAAATGAAGGAAAGGAAACAAGGGCAGAGTGAATggagaaaacaagaaaagaaagaggggaGCGAAGGATACAAGTAAGGGAGAAAGgaagaacacaaagaaacaatgaTAAAAGGAAGGACACATCAATTAGACAAGGGGATAAGGAATGAAGtatggtttaaatgttttttggagtTCATTTAGTACATGATGAAATACAATTCTCTGTCATACTCCATTTTCTTACTCTCACACGGAAAAATCCCTTTTCATACTTTTCAAGAATTTTTCGGAGTGGAACCCTTGAAGGATTTAGAAAAactccgttttttttttttttatccctagAGTCTCactataaacatttatttatcaaaGATACGGATGAATTGTTGTCTAACGTTTAATATGCTCAGCTAAATAACTGATTAGTGTACAGTTATAAATGTGGCCACTaaggctcagtgggaagagcaGTCATCTTCCAATCCgcaaaagttgtgggtttgattccagcttcctcctgccgcACTTAACCTCACGTTGCCTACCGAGCTGCGTACTGGTGCatgaatgtgtttgtgtctgaGTGAATGTGGCTCTTCGAGTGGTCAGACTGGGAATGCACCATAGAAGACTCAGTTCATTTaatctatcaaataaaaaaagaaaaacagcattcATCTCACCGTGAAGTCTGTGGGCGATATCTAAAAGTGAGCTGTAGGTGTCCCCATCCTGTAAAACCTTTACAGACACAGCAGCCACCAGGGCCACAGCGTCCACCACCGCCATGACATGTTTCTGGATGTAAAAGGTTTTTATAGGAGTATCAGGCAGGAAATCACAGAACATCTACATTTTAATACAATCGGAAAACAACGTTATATTGAAGACACTCAAAGTGATTAATGTCCTCCAGTTGAACGGGAAGTGACTGGTAAACTCACAGGATCTGGAGCCGACTCCTGCTGCATCTGcccctcctcccagtggtctgGAGGTAACTCCATCAGAATCTCCTGGAGGAGTGACTCCAGCTGCCTCCAGAGAGCTTCCCTCTGCTCTCTGGGCATCTCCTGCAGCACCTCCTCGACATCAAATGGCTCAGCTTTGTCCTTCTGCtcggataaaaaaaaaaaaaaactacatcagGGCTTTACATTTCCCTTCAGTTTTAGCCGACTCGTACAAACCCAAACCATTCTTTAATCCAGCTGAAACAGATCATCACAATTCATTTCTATTACCTAAGACCTAAAGTATATTTAGTCTTAAACCATTTAGACCAGTGGTTTCTAACACCAGTTACCGGTGGCGGGCTATCTACATGTTTTAAATCTCTCACTGATTTcacacacctaaataaaattatggtttattattattattattattgcccTGCAGAACTTGATAACATGGTGGGGAAATTATTCAAGCATTTGGATCGGCTGTGTTGGAGCAGAACCACATCCAAAACATCTAGGATGCATCAAAACACGTTGAAAATTATGAATTATTTCCCTTCCACTGTATGGTCTGTCACATGTGATCCCAATAAATACTCTGAGTGTAAAGTGACGACACGTCCAAACGTCTAGGAGGAatgaagatgtttttaaaacGACGTACTGATGTCTAAAACGTTCGCTCCCTGGAATAAAGGATTTAAAACAGAGTTAGTTACTTACATGAAGTTGAATAAAGCGAAGAAAGTCCACGACCTTTTCCTTGCAGGCTGCCTCTAAAAACGCCTCTCGCTTGGACATTATTCCGGTATATCCAAGCGATACGAAGTGACCTGAAAATTtcatgtaaaatgaaaacatcctGTTTTTGATAAGCAGGTGGAATAACTATcgaaacaaaaccaaaacaactaTGGCCGACTGTTAATCGTGGCATTTGCTAAATTTAATCATACTCTGGTTACTGCCGTACTAACAATTAAAGAAAGATTAAATCTGACGTGTAATGAGTTTagtcgttttttttttgttgcttttttttaccttttcgtTTGTGTTTTTGCAGCCAGGAACAGGACGAAGATGACAGCCGACAATGATAGCATTTAACCCGCGCAAATTTGGATAGATTGTTTCCGTTGTGACGTCGAACGTTTGTTTATGACGTTGATACGTAGACGTTGTTAACCTTTTTCAACCGCTTGATGGCGACAGAGTACCACAAAATAATTCCCCCACAGCAGTCCAACTCTGTTGCATACTTTggtcacattttaaaacaaaataaaaataatagctaaaataaaatagtaatgactgtaaaatgattaaataatcCTAACTGTATCATATGGAGACCAGAGAAATCAATTGTTTGTAGAAAGAGCAAACCCCAAAAGTTGAGTTAGACCTAGGaccaacacacaaataaaattaGTGCCAAAAATGAActtaaactaaaaaaacattaacattgttTACAGTTTAAACTTTTATGATGAATATAAAATTACCAAGAACTTGTGAATAAATAATCAACACACAACTAAACGTCTGCTCATTGCTGTTTCTGAGACGAGGTACATTATGAGACGATTCCTCACTGTAGGTTACTTCTTAGTTATTACCATTAAACTTTCTTCACAGCAATTATTGGCACAAAGGTTAaagatgtgaaaatgtatttaaatacatttttattttttttcaaaagcataatctcacaatgaaatttttagaaaaatcacacatttaatttgaatatatatattatcaTTAATTAAAAGTGTCGTAATAGTTTGTAATTTGGTATGCCAAACAACTCCTATAAATACATGTTAACTGAAAAGTCATCTTAATTTATAGTTTAGTTTTAAACAGATCATCCAGGAACTTTTAATATCAATCCTTGGCTTTCTGTTTTCTTGGGATGTAAATATGACACGACGCAGATGCCCATTTCTCTCAACCAGCATTCAAcataggaaaaacaaaaaaacctgcCCATAAAAGAAGGCAGATGAACGTTGATTTTCATAAATTAGGTATTCCAGGGCGTACAAGAAGATAGTCACATAAATTTGCCAATATCTTCCGTCAGAGCAATAACTGAACCTAGAACTGAAAGCAATTATAAACAGGTTCCAAGCCTTCTAATAACCCCGGCGAAGCAATGCcatgtttcttatttgtgttttgtattcatgtttgtaGTGGTTTTCTGCTTTGGTTATCTTCTGCCCCCCAGTGTGCTCTACTCGCTCCTAGTTCCCTTGGCGTCGCTCTCCGGTTCTTCTTAGCTTTGTTCCTCTAGTTCATCTTTGTTCTCCAGcctctcctttataggttagctttagttattgtttgcttttattCTAGTTCTCGTTTCCTCAGCTTCATTCTTAGTTTTATTCTATCAGTATTGgtttgagtttgtttacttttgtagtcagggtttccttatggtttctgttttactAAGTGCTTAGGTTcttgtgttccctccagtttctcagtttccttcagttcatgtttatccttgattcttacaatttatttttagtttggtttatagtttcatttaggtctgcttactgtcttgtctttagtccctttcctcatgctttggttttattaggttcacctgctccctctgcctccctgcctccttgtctcacctgttcttagttcctttgattacctgcctttgttctccctcagtatattagttggttttgttttattgccctttgctggttcctcccgtCTCTCACCTCGTTCACTACCCTCGTCCATGCCTTGAGTTCcacatgttcctgcagtgactGTGTAAGTTTGGATGTTTTGACTCTGGTTtacacctgcagtgtttttgttacttttcattttatgaataaacccaagactgcttgaaatgctgctcccgagctcttgtctgtgctttggtccaaCCCCAAACCCGAATGTGACACGGGCAACCCATCACGCATTTACTATTTATTAATACTGGATTTTTCAAAGGGTTGGATCTGAACTTTCTTGCAGAAACACTAAGGACTTAAAGGTTTAACCATCACAGTGCACTAAAGCTATTTGGCAGCATTggaagaaaacttttaaaacccaTAAAAAATCCAAAGTTTGTCCTaaaattctcaaaatatttggaTCTGTGACTCAAGTTTCTTGCCACTGCACACAGTGCAGATAATGATTAAGCAGGTATAACAATCTTACATCTGTGTCAGACTACTGCAATTAAGAGTGGTATCGCATGGTTACCAAGTGTCTGTAACCTATAGGTGATCTCTACATGCAAACTATGGGAAGCATATTTTCTTATTCTACCATTACAAATGGACCTCACTAAATGCTACTGGGACATTAACTGGAACCTTGCTttgatgaaaataatatttagcttgacagcaacaacaaataaagtagtgaatacataaaaaagaaaatctgaagacTTTGGGACGCTGTGGCATCCTAATCTCTTTGAACTACTAGgaaattttaaatgcaaactaAAAATTGATCATCATTGGGTTTTCAGCAGGATAGTCATCTAAAACATGGAAACATCTACACAGAAATTGTTCACCATAGACAAAAGGAACCTTCTTTCACAGCCAATTGCAGATCGTAATCCTATTGATAAACCTGCAAGGCGAGCTGAGGAGAAGAGAGCATAAAAGTCCTGGTACTCTGAGCTAGAGAGATTGTGCAGTCACTTAGGGTAAATATTGCTGCCATATTTCTAACATAAATAATTTAAGTAgttattaaaatgataacaataaaataaaaagacatttccaaaagaatgcatttttattattcaCATCCACAAGGCATTGGATCCTCTGAAAACGTTAatattttagaagaaaaaacaaactcacATCGCGGGTTTTTAAGGCACAGGATAGATAAGAAGTGTATTAAAAAGTTGCAACAAACAATTACAATTTCAAGGCAAAACATTTACAAGCATATACCAAAGATGCATCATCTCAACATGTTGCAGCAACCGGACCATGAAATGCAAAAGATAACTTTCTTTGTTTACATGGCTCACATTTGGTTTGAGACTCTTCAAACCCTTATTCAAGTATCCTCTTTTTATACACGTATGTAGTCTGCGGCACTTGTTCATAGCCCTAAAATGCCACTTTCCTCAGCATCTCAGACAAAATTCAGCATTACAAATATCATACAAAtctcataaaataaatacaatttgcaTATGTGCATTCCACGTATTTTTTAACAGGCACAAAGAACGTAAACAATCAATAACACTgcatgacagaaaaataaaaacaaagctaaaataaataacaaaaaaggagTGCTACTTATGAGGCCTATGTTTGGGTTTGTATCTGTTCCTTTGGTTCATTTtcacaaacaacaaaacagaattTGTCACAGTTTTGCATAAACGTCACAGAAATTTCTAAGAATTTGGATACAGTTTTACAAAACTTCCATTAAGGAAACACAATACCATGAAAACCTCAGCAAACTCTtgttttcaaatacaaataTGCACAATATTGATATTTACATAAAActctgcaaataaaaacaaggcAGGTTGCATGTTTTACTTCTTTATAATATTGTATGTCTGTACTCATTattctgaaaagaaataaaacctcttCGATGCCCAAATTCTTCCTTTAAATTAGATGAAACTCATGTAATCAAGCAATTTAACAAAATCGTTGTTTTAGAGCACAAGAGAGGTTTCACTGTATGACGAGGGAATCTTGACTTCTTCTTATTACTTGAGATGACAGACCATCTTCAGTTAAATCATACCTGCAGCACAAAATGTTAAAGGGATTAAATGATAAGATTTAGTCTCTTTAAGACTCTGAATACAACAAACTAAGAATTAAaattaaagagaaaacaaaatgcttgATTACCACTGAGTGCATCCTCTTGATATATCATCTCCACTTAAATCTACCAGCACCTGCAAATATGGACAAGAAATTCAATTGaattaaatcaaatgttttgtaTTACAAATTATTACAACATTACCATAAATATAACAAAGAAACAGGCAGATTTCTTGTAAAcagaataagaaaataaaaaaaaatgaatgagtgAATTAACACGCGAATTCATGAATAGGAAAATTTTATTCtatatttgatatttttctgttttaggaaATTTTTTCTCAGATATCGCTGCTGTCTTGTCACCTTTTTTAACCAGGTGTGTCCTGTAAATGTAGATTTTgagattacattttttgtcttttgctttgttttttttttatactttgtgtttatcatttgattaattttttttatcatagtttccatttagctttgtgttttgtgtgcTGGTTGCTGTTTTTTACGACGCTAGGgcaagaaacaaagaaattaaattaatgtaatttatttttttaacctaaaaTGTCTTCATGTATCTATATGTATCAAgacatcataacaaatgtaacaaaaaactTAGGTTCaaacaaaagagaagaaaactgAGGACAAGCACAGCatttcatataaaaacataataacctattaaatatgttttatttatttcatgactcatttttttcttttgtgattTCATCTGTTTCTTAAATgcattttagatttcttttttaaaatgttttagttgtcaaccttttagatttttcctagaaatttatttttattgtcgtTCATTCTTTTCTGATATTTCGCATTTTGTCAAATAACTTgtcctttgttttgttgttatgttttcagttttgcttttgtattttgtgaaCCTTTTCATGTGTTCCACTAAATTGCCAAAAATAAGTTtggacaaaaaagaaagaattaaattacattaaatagTCATGATTAATCAAATTTATCTTGAATTTGATCacagttacattttaaaattattctgacatcaaaaaaaagaacaaaaaaaacaactaaaataaagCTTCTCTGTAGaaaatagaataaataaaacaataaatacaagggttttaaatctgtttaagaaaaactaaacaattattctcacattttccttttttgatctttttaataaatgtttgaatatttttttatgtttttctatatGTTTTGTCTCTTTGTGTCAGTCTTAATtgatttagttgtttttctgggttttatGATACTTTGCATTTTGTCAAATGATTTCTtcttctccccgtgcatgcgtgggttctcaccgggtactgcggcttcctcccacagtccaaagacatgcctgttaggttaattggtctctttacattgcccttaggtgtatgaatgagtgtgttcatggttgtttgtgtgttgccctgcgatggactggcgacctgtctagggtgtaccccgcctctcgcccatagactgctggagataggcaccagctcccccgtgacccactatggaataagcagtagaaaatgactgactgactgactgatttcttctggtttcggttttgttttctgttttgtcctTGTTTGGTGTGATTCTCTAACTCAGCGTATCTGGTTCTTAGAAGACCTTCACAGTGAGAGACAAACTGTACATAAAAACACCCGCTGGAGTTACCTTTCCCAACAGGCCTTTGTGTTTGGACAGGATGCTCCTTCCGTTCTTCACCGCTACATCCAGAGTTCTCCTGTGCAGCTCCACCATGGAGACACTGAACTCAAACCTACAGACCCCAAATCACACATTTTACATCAGCCATCTTAAGATTTAGATCTGTAGATCATTTAGCAACATAAACAGTCCAcctgtaaaatgtacttaaaatCTAAATCACAGTTACGTTAAACTTGACATCCATGgtttaaagataaaataaaagtcCATTATTATTTCATGCTACAGCTGAGAATGAAACTTTACTACTAAAACAACCACAAATACATCAATACTGCAGTAAGGGAATCAATGTTTTGTGGTCACACTCATTTTCTGCAAAACATATTGTctctaaattattttgttttgtgggAAAACAAACAATCCCACCACTAAGATTATAATACGGATTATAATTTTACtgtttgaattaaataaaagtacaaTGCAGACAACACAAACAATTTGTGGGCgatgcaaaataaaaagaaaacatagagTCATGTGAAAATATTACGACACCCTACAGGCCCGATCCACAGCAGGGCGTcacctgtgtgtttttctaacatattttaAAGTATGGATATTAAAGATTAATTCTAACAACACAAACATTTCAAGCAATAtaaccaaacaataaaaaaaaaaaaaaatcatgggtTAAATCACACAAAAGTGTATCACATCAAGTGCACATGATTAGAACATCATTACTCAGGATCTCGCATGAGATTTgccctgtttaaacctcagacatgTAGTTTGATGTTCTCCTCACCATTGAGAGTGAGATTGACCACAAAATGTGAGATTGAAAAAGCTGCAGGAGGCCTTCAGGAAAAAAAGACTGAAGCATCTTATGAGACTGGTTAGGGAGTAAAAAGGTTTCAAAAGAATTTGAAAGCAATTGTTTCTCCCTACGGAAAATAGATGGGGAACATTCAGAGCAACTGTCAACATGTGCATATCTGGCTGCCCAAGCAAATTTGCTCCAAAA encodes the following:
- the ncapg2 gene encoding condensin-2 complex subunit G2 isoform X3, with amino-acid sequence MSKREAFLEAACKEKVVDFLRFIQLHKDKAEPFDVEEVLQEMPREQREALWRQLESLLQEILMELPPDHWEEGQMQQESAPDPKHVMAVVDAVALVAAVSVKVLQDGDTYSSLLDIAHRLHGVLVSLPVSEAPLQLHLQTLFEAWWKMGLLDREKFGRTVFLISLQKCFILKKPGPEIQRVWSLHDVLTSLDYTSEDKQITDLLLQCFHRPAHIKNDDGKRFLVFLFSWNVDFIWVIHGTIKNQLEFYHKSMATHIAEIYFRAWKKASGEFLEMIESSCIQDFMQNAIFLQRTSPVHSKVRQIVSYFHSRKGCHSVDKMLYNLYRPILWKSLSVPNFEVRANATLLFTDAFPVHDPDLNTKNVDMNIQKQLDTAMGLLDDPHPTVRSNATLGVCKILAKCWELLPPTIITDFLKKLVMELAADSSSPDVRCSVFKCLNIVLDNPLSHPLLEKLLPALKYSLHDTSEKVRTAFLDLLIKVKAIRAAKFWDICSMDHLLARLAIDSLSVSKRIVDLLFKSFFPVNEPEKEWCCRCITLIQMNPMAARKFYQFAHKHTAATNIIKLMLAIRRILNSCIQVDFDVTEINDSNKENSTQGGPEVLAQDRAVVSSLLEVVVILWRSVEKALKQNEEAHKYTVAKFGNVMAKYFQAFEDERSTVPLIQLASFMPPAAVPTFSCGVLSRLRRMDSGATPAQFSQLLDCICSWGQVDDILELVSDWLSKSVPKQGDMASKSRKVQIQETVKAEPDLALAYLEFLFSHTSTREKVLGLGEGPLKQLHTLLGNWKSVLYTHLSSSTEDPNSPKVETALKALMYHGRLGAHLQHNSTEGRFYLLSLEHVAAWVADRVLPFLTKRRSDDGGDSGKSQQLATQITESFLMVCRDVFLVGLGDETFKGQILHLCSLVLLSGEDVS